The Sporolituus thermophilus DSM 23256 genome contains the following window.
TCCGCCAGCGCGGCGTTGGCAAAAGCCGGCAGCATGACCTCCCGCACCAAATCATGGCTGAGCTTGCCGCCGCTGCCATGGGCCAGTTGTATCCGTTCGCTCAAAACTGCCACCTCCCGGCACCGTATTTATACCAGGCCGCGCAGGCGCCCTCCACCGACACCATGCACGCGCCTACCGGATGATCGCTCGTGCAGGCCCGGCCAAAGAGCGGGCAGGCCGGCGGCTTGATTACGCCCCGCAGTACTTCGCCGCAGCGGCAGCCCGCCGCCTCACGGGTCGGCTCCACGTCGACGCCGAGGACGTACCGGGCGTCAAAGCGGGCATACTCTTCCCGCACACCCAGACCCGACGCCGGAATGACACCAATACCGCGCCAGGCGGCATCTACTTCGCCGTATACCTTGGCCAGCGCTGCCTGTGCCGCCGGATTGCCCTCGGGCCGGACAACGCGGGCATACTGGTTTTCCAGCCGCGCCACGCCGGCGCGAATCTGTTTGACCAGCATATATACCGCCTGCAGAATGTCGAGAGCTTCAAAGCCGGCCACCACGGCCGGCGTGCCACACTCTTCGGCCAAAAAGCGGAAAGGCGCCAGGCCGGTAACGGTGCAGACATGCCCGGGAAGCAGCAAACCGTCCACCCGAACACCCGCACCGCCGGCGGTTAGCAGGGCCCGGAGCGCCGGCGGCACCAGTTTATGTGAAGTAAGCACGAAAAAGTTATCAATACCGGCCTGCTCGGCCGCCAAAATGGCGGCGGCGGTCGTCGGCGCCGTCGTCTCAAACCCCACCGCCAGAAAGATAACCCGCTTATCCGGATGGGCCCGGGCGATGGCGAGGCTGTCGAGGGGCGAATAGACGATGCGGATATCGGCGCCCCGCGCCTTTTCCTGCATCAGGCTGGATGACGAGCCCGGCACGCGCAGCATATCGCCGAAGGTGGCAATAATGACGCCGCTTTGGCGGCTGTAGGCAATGGCGGTGTCCAGATAGTCATTTGGCGTCACACATACCGGACAGCCAGGACCGCTGACCAGCTCAACCTGCTCCGGCAAAAGCTGGCGGATGCCGGCTTTAAAGATGGCCACCGTATGGGTGCCGCACACTTCCATCAGCCGGAGCGGGCGGTCGGCCAGCCGGGCAATTTCGGCGGTATAATAGTCAGCCAGCTGGCGCACCCGGTCAGCCGTTAAATTCTTCATACTTTTCCAGCTCCTTAAACAGTTCCAGCGTCCGCCGCGCTTCTTCCGCGTCAATCGTCTGGATGGCAAAGCCGGCGTGAATAAGTACATAGTCGCCTACCTGCGCCTCCGGCAGCAGCATGAGACTGACCTGGCGGGTGACGCCGCTGACGGAAACGGTGGCCAGCATATCCTGGCGGGAAAGTATCACGGCAGGTACGGCCAAGCACATCGGTTTATCTGCTCCTTTCTCCGGCAATGACAGCCTGTCCCAGGGCCAGCCCGCCGTCATTGGGCGGCACCTGGCAATGAAGCAGGACTGTAAGTCCTTGTTGCTCTAACATTCCGACGATTTGCTCCAAGAGCGTAATGTTCTGGAAAACGCCGCCGCTGAGGGCGACCGTGCGAATCCCAGTAGCCCGGCTGATGCGGCCCACCATGTCGACCGTCGCCGCCGCCACCGTGGCGTGGAAGGCCGCGGCCAGGTCGGCGACACTGGCCCCGCGGGCGAGCCGCTCGGTCAGGGCCGCAAACGCGGGATAAAAATCAAGCACGGCCGGCGCTCTATCTTTAATCTCATAAGGCAGCGGCACCGCCGTCCGGCCGGCCGCAGCCAGTTCGAGCTCGACCGCCGCTTGCCCTTCATAATTAATCCGGCCACGGATGCCAAGAAGCGCCGCCGCGGCGTCAAACAGCCGACCGGCCCCGGACGACAGCGGCGCGTTCAGCCCCTTCTCCGCCGCCTGCACCACGAGCTCCCACTCCGGCGGCAGCGTGCGGACGAAAGGAATATTAAGGCCGGCGGCGTCCCGGCCGTAGAGCTTATAAAGCACCCAGGCCGCCAGGCGCCAGGGCTCCTTGATGGCCTTGGCGCCGCCGGGCAGCGGCATATAACGGCAGTGGGCAACGCGGACATAGTCGCGGCAATCGGCAACCAAAAACTCGCCGCCCCACAGGTGGCCGTCCGGGCCGTAGCCGGTGCCGTCAAACGCCACGCCAATCACTTTTTCATAACGGCCGTGTTCGGCCAGCACGGCGGCGATATGGGCATGGTGATGCTGGACGCCGATTTTCGGTTCCGGCCGGGATAGGGCATATTTCGTGGACAAATATTCGGGATGCAGATCATAGGCCACCACGGCGGGCCGGACGTCAAACAAACGCTGGTAATGGGCAATGGCGTCGGTGTAGGCCGCGAAAGTGGCCATGTTCTCCAAATCGCCGATATGGGCGCTCATGAAGGCCAGCTTGTCCCGGGTCAGACAAAAGGTATTCTTCAGCTCGCCGCCGCAGGCCAGCACCGGTACCTGTGGCCGGGCCAGCGCCAGCGGCGACGGCACATAGCCGCGGCTGCGGCGGAGAAAATAAGGCCGGCCGCGGACAATGCGCGCCACCGAATCATCGGCCCGGCGATAAATAGGGCGATTGTGAACAAGAAAATAATCGGCAATGCTGGCCAGGCGCTCCCGTGCGTCGGCATCGTCGTAAGCAATCGGCTCGTCGCTCGTATTGCCGCTCGTCATCACCCAAACGTCGCTCGCGCCGAGCAGCAGCCAGTGCACCGGCGCGTACGGCAGCATCACCCCGAGATAAGGGTTGCCGGGAGCGACGCTTTCCGCCAGGTCATAGCCTTCGCTTTTGGCTAAGAGGACAATCGGCCGGGCAAGGCCGGTTAAGAGTTCCTCCTCGGCCGGCGTAAGGCGGCAGCGCCGGCGCACGGCCGCCAGGCTGCCGCACATGACGGCAAAAGGCTTGTCCTCGCGGATCTTGCGCTCCCGTAAGGCTCGCACCGCCGTCTCGCTCTTGGCATCGCAGGCCAGGTGGTAGCCGCCGATGCCCTTGATGGCGACAATATGTCCGTCGGCGACCAGTGCCCGCACGGCGTCAAACACGTCGCCGGCCACCTCCTGTCCGGTCCGGTCAACCAGGCGGTAAGCGGGACCGCAGACCGGGCAGGCGTTGGGCTGGGCGTGAAAACGGCGGTGGGCTGGGTCGTCATATTCGGCCTGACAGGCCGGACACATGATAAACGACGCCATGGTCGTCATGGCCCGGTCATAGGGTACGTCCTTGATAATGGTATAGCGGGGCCCGCAGTTGGTGCAGTTGATGAAGGCATAGCGGTAGCGCCGGTCGGCCGGATCGAGCAGTTCCCGCTGACAGTCGGCGCAGGTGGCCACATCGGGCGACACCAAGGCGGTGCGTACCGGCGCGCCCTCGCTGTGACGGATGACAAACTCCTGCTCGCCGGTAGCCGGGCGGCGCTCAACGGTCACCGTCGCGAGGCGGGCGAGCGGCGGCGCTTCCTGCCGGAGGGCGGTGAGAAACGCGGCCAGACCGGCGCTATCCCCCTCCACTTCTATTTCCACGCCGGCGGCGTCGTTAAGCACCCACCCCGCCAGACCGTGGCGGCGGGCCAGGTTATAAACAAAGGGGCGGAATCCCACCCCTTGGACAATGCCGGTGACTTTGACATTGAAGCGCTCCATGGCTACTCCTTTTGGGAACCACGGAGGACGCGGAGGGATAATCTTTTTAGTTTAGCGCGATGAATATCGCGCCTCTGTGTTCTCCGTGGTTAAAATATTTTTCATGCTTTGTGGTGCCGATTTCTCGGCATGAATATCTTTGTGTTTTTATTTTAAATATTCCACAATTATGCGTCATTCCCCTGCCGGGCCAGAGACAATTTTGCCTGAATCATCAAGGCGCACTCGAGCCGCTTCTTTTGCAGGGCGCAGCCCAGCTCATAGGGCTGATTGATATCGCCGTGGAACAAATGGGCGTTGGCATGGCAGCCGCCGCTGCAGTAAAACCGCGCCCAACACCGGCGGCAGGCTTCTTTGTTCAGGACATGGGCCTGGCGAAACAGCTGCGGCAGAGCGGTATTTTTCACGCCCTCAAAAACGGTGCCAAGGCAAAACTCATCCCGGCCGACAAACTGGTGGCAGGGATAGAGCTCACCGGTCGGCGTCACGGCAAAATACTCGTGACCGGCGCCGCAGCCGCTGAGCCGCTTGGCCACACAGGGGCCGTTATTGATGTCCAGGTTAAAGTGGAAAAAGTCGAAGCCCTGCCCGGCAAGCTTGCGTTCGAGGTACGCGGCGGCCAAAAGTTCGTACTGGTGGAATAGCTCGGGTAAATGTTCCTCCCTGAGGGCATAGTCGCTGTCTTTGCCTACCACCGGCTCAACCGACAACTGGCTAAAGCCCAAATCGGCCATGGCCAGTACGTCGGCGGCAAAGTCGATATTATGCGCCGTAAAAGTGCCGCGCACATAATAGTTTTGGTCATTGCGGGACGCCACGGCTCTTTTAATATTGGCCACTACTTCGTCATAACTGCCGCCGCCCAGAGCGTCCGGCCGCATCCGGTCATGAACCTCGCGCCGGCCGTCGAGGCTGAGCACCAGACTAATATTATGCTCATTCAAATAGTTAATGATGTCGTCGTCAAGGAGAACGGCGTTAGTGGTCAGGGTGAGCTTAAAAATTTTGCCGGTCGCGGCGGCGCGGCGGCGCACATAATCTACCGTATGGCGGACAACGTCCATATTAAGCAGCGGTTCGCCGCCGAAAAAGTCGATTTCACAGTGGCGGCGCGGCCCACTGCTCTCGATAAGAAAATCGACGGCCCGCTCGGCCACTTCTTTAGTCATCAACCCGCGGTCATGGCCGAAATCGCCGGTGCCGGCAAAGCAATACCGGCAGCGCAGGTTGCAGTCATGAGCCACATGCAGACACAGCGATTTGACGATAGGCTTGTCACTGAACGTAGGCGGTACGGTCAGTTCGGGGCTAAACAGCAGCCCCTGGTCAATAAGCTCGTGCAGTTCGGCTAGCGCCTCTTTAACCGCTTCTTCGCCGTAAACGCCGGCTAAGGTCGCCAGGACGGCCGCGTCGTTGGCACCGTCGAAAATATCCAAAACGTCATAGACCAGCTTGTCGATGACATGGACGGCGCCGCTGTTGACATCAAGCAGCAGATACATACCGTTTATATGAAATTTATGAATACCAGACTCGCGCATTAACTTCACCTTTCTTACTAAAAATCAAGCCCCTTGCCCCCCACAGGGGCAAGGGGCCGACGGCCTACTTCTGGCAGACCTGGTTGCCAACGGTGCAGGACGTCTTGCAGGCCGACTGGCAGGAAGTCTGACATTCCCCGCAGCCGCCGGTATGTACCGTCTTTTGCAGGGAAGCTGTATTTACAGTAAGGATATGCTTCGCCATAAGTGAATCCCTCCTTGCCGCCAATATATGAATGGGGAAGCAAAATTATACTTTTATATTTTAGCCCGTTTGCGGCCGGGAATCAATACCAGCGGCGCAGATTTTGGGCGGTATTTATGTTCGGTCAAACTCACTGCCAGATAGGCTGTGATTTTGGGGAAAACTAAGCACAGGAGGTGATAATAATGGCCAACAAAAATACCGGGTACAACGCGAATAACCCCGAACCGCCCGGCTTAAAAGATTCGGCGAAAAACCGGCGCGACGAGAAGGGTGCGCTCCATGCGGCAGTCGAGTATATTGAGCGAAAATAAGAACCTGTTGCTGCTATACCGCCCCACGACTGGCGCAAAAAAGTTTAAAGGAGGTTGCCGGATGGACAAACGGCAAAAGCCCATTTCCCCAGATAAAGTTACCGATAAGTTTAGCGACAACGCCGGCGACAATAGCTTAACCCGGTATGAGATCAACCGGTCGATTGTTTCCGCCGACGTAGCCAACGAACACTCTTATGTCAAGGCTTTAAATCAAGGGCTAAAAGAATTGGAAGATTAGTGAAAAACCGTAAAACCAGCCCCGCACGCTAAGCCGTGCGGGGCTGGTTTTATAACGTAATGTACTGTGGCCCGCCAATTATAGCCGGCGACGTGCCGCGTTACTCCTGCTGCGGCAGAATAACGATTTTCACCGGCAGGTTGGAGGCACCGGGAGGACTGAAGGTGAGCCACAACGACTGACCGACGTCAAACGTGCCGATCGGGGCGAAGTCATTTAGTTTATCAGCACCGAACGCTACCTGACCGGACGGGGTCGGCAGCGGCTCAGCGGTTTCATGCCGGTACTTTACCGATAGCGCGCCGGCATATACGCCGCCGCGCGGATTAAGGAAATAGTCCGCTTTCCCCACACCGGCTGACGGGAGAAACAGTTTGTAGACGACGCCGTAGTTACCGTAGTTGAGCACCTTGCTGCCGTCGGTAGCGTCGATGCCCTCCACATAGCGGTCTACCTCATTATCGGCCAGGGTAAGCGCTACCGGGCCGTGTTCGTCGGGATTGTAGACTTTATGCGGGATGAGCAGGCGGTTGGCCCCGTCGAAAGTACCACGCAGCCGGTACTCATCAGGCGGGAGCACCTTCGCCTGGGCGACAAACTTCTTCGCATCGGCGTGGACCGGCAGCATCATCACTTTGACGGTTACCGGCCGGTCGGTCTTAAAATCATAAATGCCGTTAACAAGCATATTCGGCTCGACTACCGCACTATCCAGTTCGGCAATCAGCTGCCGGCGGTCTTTGGCCGGCACTTCCACCAGATAAATATCACTCTTGCCAAAGTAGCGGAGCTGAGCCGTCTTGCCTACCGCCAGATAGTCATGGCCCGGGCCGCCCAGACCGTACTGATAAACGGTAACCTGCGCCGGCTCACTGTCGTCGTTCTCTAAGAGGACGACGATTTTTTTCGGCGCCGTCGTCCCGTTAACATGATGGAAAAACAGCCGCACGTCACCGACTACTTTGTCCTGATAGAGAATACCGTCGGCCGTCACCGTCTCCGGGCTGTCGGATAAGAGCAGCTTGCCGCCGTAATGGTTAGACGACACCGTCCACTCCGGCAGTTTAAGAATATCAAGGCTGTCGGGGCGCTGCCCGGCGGCCGCCGGCGCGGCCACACTCAGGCCAAGCAGGATGCCCAGCAGTCCTTTGCACAACCATTTACGCACTATGTACCCTCCTTTGGTTCCAACATACCCTCATTATACCAAGATCGACGTATTATGTAAAATTGCAGAAAAATCCACTAAAAACTTCCGTCTTGACCGACGTATTTTCTTGTCCCCGCTGGCTTCA
Protein-coding sequences here:
- the scfB gene encoding thioether cross-link-forming SCIFF peptide maturase — its product is MRESGIHKFHINGMYLLLDVNSGAVHVIDKLVYDVLDIFDGANDAAVLATLAGVYGEEAVKEALAELHELIDQGLLFSPELTVPPTFSDKPIVKSLCLHVAHDCNLRCRYCFAGTGDFGHDRGLMTKEVAERAVDFLIESSGPRRHCEIDFFGGEPLLNMDVVRHTVDYVRRRAAATGKIFKLTLTTNAVLLDDDIINYLNEHNISLVLSLDGRREVHDRMRPDALGGGSYDEVVANIKRAVASRNDQNYYVRGTFTAHNIDFAADVLAMADLGFSQLSVEPVVGKDSDYALREEHLPELFHQYELLAAAYLERKLAGQGFDFFHFNLDINNGPCVAKRLSGCGAGHEYFAVTPTGELYPCHQFVGRDEFCLGTVFEGVKNTALPQLFRQAHVLNKEACRRCWARFYCSGGCHANAHLFHGDINQPYELGCALQKKRLECALMIQAKLSLARQGNDA
- a CDS encoding HypC/HybG/HupF family hydrogenase formation chaperone yields the protein MCLAVPAVILSRQDMLATVSVSGVTRQVSLMLLPEAQVGDYVLIHAGFAIQTIDAEEARRTLELFKELEKYEEFNG
- a CDS encoding copper amine oxidase, producing the protein MRKWLCKGLLGILLGLSVAAPAAAGQRPDSLDILKLPEWTVSSNHYGGKLLLSDSPETVTADGILYQDKVVGDVRLFFHHVNGTTAPKKIVVLLENDDSEPAQVTVYQYGLGGPGHDYLAVGKTAQLRYFGKSDIYLVEVPAKDRRQLIAELDSAVVEPNMLVNGIYDFKTDRPVTVKVMMLPVHADAKKFVAQAKVLPPDEYRLRGTFDGANRLLIPHKVYNPDEHGPVALTLADNEVDRYVEGIDATDGSKVLNYGNYGVVYKLFLPSAGVGKADYFLNPRGGVYAGALSVKYRHETAEPLPTPSGQVAFGADKLNDFAPIGTFDVGQSLWLTFSPPGASNLPVKIVILPQQE
- the scfA gene encoding six-cysteine ranthipeptide SCIFF, producing the protein MAKHILTVNTASLQKTVHTGGCGECQTSCQSACKTSCTVGNQVCQK
- the hypF gene encoding carbamoyltransferase HypF, whose translation is MERFNVKVTGIVQGVGFRPFVYNLARRHGLAGWVLNDAAGVEIEVEGDSAGLAAFLTALRQEAPPLARLATVTVERRPATGEQEFVIRHSEGAPVRTALVSPDVATCADCQRELLDPADRRYRYAFINCTNCGPRYTIIKDVPYDRAMTTMASFIMCPACQAEYDDPAHRRFHAQPNACPVCGPAYRLVDRTGQEVAGDVFDAVRALVADGHIVAIKGIGGYHLACDAKSETAVRALRERKIREDKPFAVMCGSLAAVRRRCRLTPAEEELLTGLARPIVLLAKSEGYDLAESVAPGNPYLGVMLPYAPVHWLLLGASDVWVMTSGNTSDEPIAYDDADARERLASIADYFLVHNRPIYRRADDSVARIVRGRPYFLRRSRGYVPSPLALARPQVPVLACGGELKNTFCLTRDKLAFMSAHIGDLENMATFAAYTDAIAHYQRLFDVRPAVVAYDLHPEYLSTKYALSRPEPKIGVQHHHAHIAAVLAEHGRYEKVIGVAFDGTGYGPDGHLWGGEFLVADCRDYVRVAHCRYMPLPGGAKAIKEPWRLAAWVLYKLYGRDAAGLNIPFVRTLPPEWELVVQAAEKGLNAPLSSGAGRLFDAAAALLGIRGRINYEGQAAVELELAAAGRTAVPLPYEIKDRAPAVLDFYPAFAALTERLARGASVADLAAAFHATVAAATVDMVGRISRATGIRTVALSGGVFQNITLLEQIVGMLEQQGLTVLLHCQVPPNDGGLALGQAVIAGERSR
- the hypD gene encoding hydrogenase formation protein HypD, translating into MKNLTADRVRQLADYYTAEIARLADRPLRLMEVCGTHTVAIFKAGIRQLLPEQVELVSGPGCPVCVTPNDYLDTAIAYSRQSGVIIATFGDMLRVPGSSSSLMQEKARGADIRIVYSPLDSLAIARAHPDKRVIFLAVGFETTAPTTAAAILAAEQAGIDNFFVLTSHKLVPPALRALLTAGGAGVRVDGLLLPGHVCTVTGLAPFRFLAEECGTPAVVAGFEALDILQAVYMLVKQIRAGVARLENQYARVVRPEGNPAAQAALAKVYGEVDAAWRGIGVIPASGLGVREEYARFDARYVLGVDVEPTREAAGCRCGEVLRGVIKPPACPLFGRACTSDHPVGACMVSVEGACAAWYKYGAGRWQF